Proteins encoded in a region of the Mucilaginibacter sabulilitoris genome:
- a CDS encoding glycoside hydrolase family 30 protein, whose amino-acid sequence MKKELLIACCIAGSLARAGSVNAQSNASFSVDNKSVKVIVSEKEAGYKLTPTETLQFTDKPQPAETEVSVFVDPSRSFQTMLGIGGALTDAVAETFYKLPKDKQKEFLTAYYDQDKGIGYTLARTNIQSCDFSSASYSYVKEGDADLKTFDISHDKTYRIPFIKAAIAAAGGKLNLFVSPWSPPAFMKDNNDVLHGGKLKPEFDQSWANFYVKFIKAYEKEGIPVWGLSVQNEPMAKQTWESCMFTAEEERDFVKNFLGPTLHKQGLADKKLIVWDHNRDLLYQRASTILEDPEAAKYVWGVGFHWYETWTGAGQQFESTRRVHESFPDKNLIFTEGCIEKFDMARINDWSLGERYGLSMINDFNAGTVGWTDWNTLLDEKGGPNHVGNFCFAPIHADTKTGNLIYTSSYYYLGHFSKFIHPGAKRISAVASRDKLLTTAYINPDGKLAVVVMNQTDEKIEYSLWIKGKAAKTTSLPHSIATLIVE is encoded by the coding sequence ATGAAGAAAGAACTTTTGATTGCCTGCTGTATAGCGGGTAGCTTAGCACGGGCTGGCTCTGTAAATGCTCAGAGTAACGCATCATTTTCTGTCGATAACAAATCGGTTAAAGTGATCGTTTCTGAAAAGGAAGCCGGTTATAAGCTTACACCAACAGAAACACTTCAATTTACTGATAAACCACAACCGGCTGAAACGGAAGTATCCGTTTTTGTTGATCCGTCAAGGTCATTTCAAACTATGCTGGGCATTGGCGGCGCTTTAACCGATGCCGTTGCCGAGACCTTTTATAAACTGCCTAAAGACAAGCAAAAAGAATTTTTAACCGCTTATTATGATCAGGATAAAGGTATTGGGTATACCCTGGCGCGCACCAATATTCAAAGCTGTGATTTTTCGAGCGCGAGCTACAGTTATGTTAAGGAAGGTGATGCCGATCTGAAAACATTTGACATCAGCCATGATAAAACCTATCGTATTCCATTTATAAAAGCAGCTATTGCTGCTGCAGGAGGTAAATTAAACCTGTTTGTTTCGCCATGGAGCCCACCGGCTTTTATGAAAGATAACAATGATGTACTGCATGGGGGCAAACTCAAGCCCGAATTTGACCAAAGCTGGGCCAATTTTTATGTGAAATTTATAAAGGCTTATGAAAAAGAAGGTATCCCGGTATGGGGCCTTTCGGTACAGAATGAGCCTATGGCCAAACAAACCTGGGAGTCATGTATGTTCACCGCCGAAGAGGAGCGAGATTTTGTAAAGAACTTTTTAGGCCCAACTTTACATAAACAAGGTTTAGCTGATAAAAAACTAATTGTTTGGGATCATAACCGCGATTTGCTTTATCAGCGTGCCAGTACCATTCTGGAGGATCCGGAAGCTGCAAAATACGTTTGGGGTGTGGGCTTTCATTGGTATGAAACCTGGACCGGCGCGGGGCAGCAGTTTGAAAGCACCAGGCGCGTACATGAATCATTCCCTGATAAAAACCTGATATTTACGGAAGGGTGTATCGAGAAATTTGATATGGCCAGGATCAATGACTGGTCGCTGGGCGAAAGGTATGGCTTGTCAATGATCAATGATTTTAATGCAGGAACAGTAGGCTGGACAGATTGGAATACCCTGCTCGATGAAAAAGGTGGCCCTAATCACGTTGGCAATTTTTGCTTCGCACCAATTCATGCCGATACCAAAACAGGTAACCTGATCTATACAAGTTCATATTATTACCTGGGGCATTTTTCTAAATTTATTCACCCGGGAGCTAAACGTATAAGCGCTGTGGCCAGCAGGGATAAGCTGTTAACCACTGCTTATATCAATCCCGACGGTAAACTGGCTGTTGTGGTGATGAATCAAACCGACGAAAAAATAGAGTACAGTCTGTGGATAAAAGGCAAAGCCGCTAAAACCACCAGCCTGCCGCACTCTATTGCTACTTTGATAGTAGAATAA
- the purU gene encoding formyltetrahydrofolate deformylase, with protein MIIVIQCKDRVGLVGSIATILAQHQLNIVSMREHVDKAEDLFFVRLEVEDGDTNGLEDTLKEVLPSGAIILVDPIPHKKIVVLVTREYHCLADILIRNYFKTLGATVQGVIGNHATLQDICERFDMPFYHISHEQLSKQELEQQITDVIYQYNPDYIVLAKFMRILSPDFVAKFPMRIINIHHSFLPAFIGANPYKQAFERGVKLIGATAHFVSNQLDEGPIIAQQIIPVSHSFTAATMVKAGQEIETAVLANALKMVFEDRVFVYKNKTVVFS; from the coding sequence ATGATTATTGTTATTCAGTGTAAAGACCGTGTTGGTTTGGTTGGTTCCATTGCCACCATACTTGCCCAGCACCAACTCAATATAGTTTCTATGCGTGAGCATGTTGATAAAGCCGAGGACTTGTTTTTTGTGCGCCTGGAGGTTGAAGACGGTGATACCAACGGGCTTGAAGACACCTTAAAGGAGGTGCTGCCATCTGGTGCAATTATACTGGTAGATCCTATTCCTCATAAAAAAATAGTGGTATTGGTTACCAGGGAATATCACTGCCTGGCTGATATATTGATTCGTAACTATTTTAAAACACTTGGAGCCACGGTACAAGGTGTAATCGGTAATCATGCTACCTTGCAAGATATCTGTGAACGATTTGATATGCCCTTTTACCATATATCGCATGAGCAGCTAAGCAAACAGGAGCTTGAGCAGCAAATAACCGATGTAATATATCAATACAATCCCGATTATATTGTGCTGGCCAAGTTTATGCGCATTTTATCGCCTGATTTTGTAGCTAAGTTCCCAATGCGCATTATTAATATTCATCATTCGTTTTTACCCGCGTTTATTGGGGCCAATCCGTACAAGCAGGCTTTTGAGCGGGGCGTAAAATTAATTGGGGCTACGGCACATTTTGTATCGAACCAGCTGGACGAAGGGCCTATCATTGCTCAACAGATTATTCCGGTAAGTCACTCGTTTACTGCCGCTACTATGGTTAAAGCAGGTCAGGAAATTGAAACGGCCGTATTGGCAAACGCCCTAAAAATGGTATTTGAAGACCGTGTTTTTGTTTATAAAAATAAAACGGTGGTGTTTAGTTAA
- a CDS encoding cupin domain-containing protein, which produces MIKAYKLYTGTDGHSHVQTGTVAEGLFNEASAIRFQESPPHSFLDWHNAPHDQYVITLSGILQFETRTGETFVLKPGEILVATDTTGTAHQWKLLNDEPWRRVYVTFEQENQVNFIPD; this is translated from the coding sequence ATGATAAAAGCTTATAAATTATATACGGGTACTGATGGTCACTCGCACGTGCAAACAGGTACAGTGGCCGAAGGTTTATTTAATGAGGCGTCAGCGATACGCTTTCAGGAATCGCCGCCGCATTCGTTTTTAGACTGGCACAATGCCCCTCATGATCAATATGTGATAACGCTATCAGGTATATTGCAATTTGAAACCCGCACAGGCGAAACTTTTGTACTCAAACCCGGCGAAATACTTGTTGCCACCGACACCACCGGCACTGCTCACCAATGGAAACTGCTTAATGACGAGCCCTGGCGCCGTGTTTACGTAACCTTTGAACAGGAAAATCAGGTAAATTTCATTCCGGATTAA
- a CDS encoding TspO/MBR family protein translates to MSSTASIRKFQFFPFVISLLITLTIGFVAAFFTRPEIQGWYSTLKKPSFNPPPQVFAPVWTTLYVLIATAAYLVWKHRSRKPVYKVTRGIYFIQLFLNFSWSIVFFGLHQVGGALVIILLLWASIVLTIQWFSKFNKVAGWLLWPYLLWVSFAAVLNGSIYFLNS, encoded by the coding sequence ATGAGTTCAACTGCATCAATCAGGAAATTTCAGTTTTTCCCCTTTGTTATCAGTTTATTGATCACATTAACTATTGGCTTTGTGGCCGCGTTTTTTACCCGGCCCGAAATACAAGGCTGGTACAGCACCCTTAAAAAGCCATCGTTTAATCCGCCCCCGCAGGTATTTGCACCGGTGTGGACAACTCTTTATGTGTTGATAGCTACGGCTGCTTACCTGGTCTGGAAGCATAGGAGCCGTAAACCTGTTTATAAAGTTACCCGTGGTATTTATTTTATCCAGCTGTTTTTGAACTTTTCATGGTCTATTGTGTTTTTTGGCCTGCATCAGGTAGGAGGGGCCCTTGTTATAATTTTATTGCTTTGGGCAAGCATTGTTTTAACCATACAATGGTTTAGCAAATTCAATAAAGTTGCGGGCTGGTTGCTGTGGCCCTACCTGCTATGGGTTAGTTTTGCGGCTGTGTTAAATGGCAGTATATATTTCTTAAACAGTTAG
- the tamL gene encoding translocation and assembly module lipoprotein TamL, which produces MKAYSIPAVYRLTILSILLLIIGSGCSITRGIKKDQTLVRKITIKGIDEQFAEAAVNYVDKEQQPNNWLNLQFYYTFSKNGKKNIGEAPSILDSNLVEYSRLQIERYIQNRGYLKAKVTDSVIIKKQKAELVFTTEEGPMFRIRKISDSIADKNIRNLFYKNRNIISHISPGGRFDTDSLAHDRDELYLLMKRNGYYDFFRQYINYNYDSTFNNSVVDVKMIIDNPPGKTEHPVYTINNTLVTISRSNGRTPGKADTLQVDSQFRFVDFSGRFKPRSVIDYTFQRKGQIYNLDQQTLTTTRLSELNVFRNVPNPTYEKLADSSNRLNTKIDIVPLKKMSDRVEGEVLFSGGRFGYNVGNTFTNRNMFKQAAILQVKINWSILFDNGQSIQNQELRAGVNLIYPRILTPFSFPSLGKFGVPHTTFSSNYSLFFQKDLVKRESFINSITYDFFETGRKQHTITPINIEFSRGTIDTAAQTELLKQNRLAYIKLIGRTTFTTGSQYTFQYNAIELNSYKNFTYFRGSLDIGGNFLNLASNLFNAPTDADNKHKIFGYTFSQYAKTELDLRIYRTLGGERQFVFRINPGIGVPYGNSDELIFEKNFYTGGANDIRAWLPRTLGPGQFNRGTYYGTDTTNRSRLKYIDQFGEIKIIANAEYRYTLANNFFGAKLKGAVFMDAGNVWRLGKKAENPNGEFRFNNLLQSTAIGIGTGLRFDLSFFVFRLDAAFKFKDPQFNGSDQWVLLKHPGELFSSGSFKADYNKLNGENYNFMQLNFGIGLPF; this is translated from the coding sequence TTGAAAGCATATAGTATACCTGCTGTTTACCGCCTTACAATATTAAGTATTTTGTTGCTCATTATAGGTTCTGGCTGCAGTATTACACGCGGCATTAAAAAAGACCAGACCCTTGTACGCAAAATAACTATTAAAGGTATTGACGAGCAATTTGCCGAGGCGGCTGTAAATTACGTTGATAAAGAGCAGCAACCCAACAACTGGCTCAATTTGCAATTTTATTATACATTCAGTAAAAACGGCAAAAAGAATATTGGCGAAGCACCCTCTATTCTTGACAGTAACCTGGTTGAATATTCGCGCCTACAGATTGAAAGGTATATCCAAAATCGCGGCTACCTGAAAGCTAAGGTGACTGATAGCGTTATTATTAAAAAGCAAAAGGCCGAGCTGGTTTTTACTACCGAGGAAGGGCCAATGTTCCGGATACGTAAAATAAGCGACAGTATTGCCGACAAAAATATCAGGAACCTTTTTTATAAAAACCGCAACATCATTTCACATATCTCGCCCGGCGGCCGTTTTGATACGGATAGCCTTGCCCATGACCGCGACGAGCTTTACCTGCTTATGAAACGTAATGGCTATTATGATTTTTTCCGTCAATATATCAATTATAACTACGACTCTACGTTTAACAACAGTGTGGTTGATGTTAAAATGATAATTGATAATCCTCCGGGCAAAACAGAACACCCTGTTTATACTATTAACAATACGCTTGTCACCATATCGCGCAGTAACGGCCGTACACCCGGAAAAGCAGATACACTGCAGGTAGATTCGCAATTCAGGTTTGTTGATTTTTCTGGCAGGTTTAAACCACGATCGGTAATTGATTATACTTTTCAGAGAAAGGGTCAGATATATAACCTGGACCAGCAAACGCTTACTACAACACGCCTTTCGGAATTAAATGTATTCCGGAACGTGCCCAACCCCACTTATGAAAAACTGGCCGATAGCTCCAATCGGCTCAATACCAAAATAGACATTGTTCCGCTTAAAAAAATGTCAGACCGGGTTGAAGGCGAGGTATTGTTTAGTGGCGGCCGCTTTGGTTACAACGTAGGCAACACTTTTACTAACCGCAACATGTTTAAACAGGCTGCCATTTTACAGGTAAAAATTAATTGGAGTATTTTATTTGATAATGGACAAAGCATCCAGAACCAGGAGTTGAGGGCTGGGGTTAACCTCATATATCCCCGTATTTTAACCCCGTTTAGTTTTCCGTCGTTAGGTAAATTCGGTGTACCGCATACTACCTTCTCCAGTAACTATTCGCTCTTTTTTCAAAAGGACCTGGTAAAGCGCGAAAGTTTTATCAATTCCATTACTTATGATTTCTTTGAAACGGGTCGTAAACAGCACACTATTACCCCTATTAATATTGAATTTTCAAGGGGCACCATCGATACCGCAGCACAAACAGAACTGCTTAAGCAAAACAGGTTAGCTTACATCAAGCTTATAGGCCGTACTACATTTACCACTGGTAGTCAGTACACTTTTCAGTACAATGCCATTGAGTTAAATTCCTATAAAAACTTTACGTATTTCCGTGGTAGTTTAGATATAGGCGGTAATTTCCTGAACCTGGCAAGTAATTTATTCAATGCCCCAACAGATGCTGATAACAAACACAAAATTTTTGGATATACCTTTTCGCAATATGCGAAAACGGAGCTTGATCTGCGCATTTATCGCACATTAGGCGGTGAGCGTCAATTTGTATTCCGCATTAATCCGGGTATTGGTGTACCTTATGGTAACAGCGACGAATTGATATTTGAGAAGAATTTTTATACCGGCGGCGCTAATGACATCAGGGCCTGGCTGCCAAGAACCCTGGGGCCAGGACAGTTTAACCGTGGTACTTATTACGGAACCGATACTACCAACCGTTCCCGTTTAAAATACATCGATCAATTTGGCGAAATAAAAATAATTGCCAACGCAGAGTACCGTTATACACTGGCTAATAATTTTTTTGGCGCCAAACTAAAAGGCGCCGTATTTATGGATGCCGGTAACGTGTGGCGTTTAGGAAAGAAAGCAGAAAATCCAAATGGCGAATTCAGATTTAACAATTTATTGCAGTCAACGGCTATAGGTATAGGTACCGGGCTACGGTTTGATCTGAGTTTTTTTGTTTTCAGGCTGGATGCTGCATTTAAATTTAAAGACCCACAATTTAACGGATCGGACCAATGGGTATTGCTTAAACATCCCGGCGAATTATTCAGCAGCGGCTCGTTTAAAGCCGATTACAACAAACTTAACGGCGAGAACTATAATTTCATGCAGCTGAACTTTGGTATCGGACTACCTTTTTAA
- a CDS encoding TrmH family RNA methyltransferase, whose translation MLSKSQISLLTSLQHKKFRREHGSFMVEGYKSVTEFINSAYQVDTIYHTPALAPKLLNLSRKINFQEISLNELEKISTLKTPQEVIGLVKIPIWPVLNYNSLKQKFSLVLDSIQDPGNVGTIMRTADWFGIHDIICSEDTVDVYNPKVVQATMGSLARVNVHYVNLAEVLPQIELPVFGAMLNGENVYNADFGDEGLLVMGNEGNGISPGIERLINTAITIPRAGNAESLNVAIATAILCSEIKRNSMK comes from the coding sequence ATGCTTTCAAAATCACAAATCAGTTTATTAACATCCTTACAACATAAAAAATTTAGAAGGGAACATGGTTCTTTTATGGTTGAGGGCTATAAATCCGTTACTGAATTTATAAACTCTGCATACCAGGTTGATACCATTTATCATACCCCCGCACTTGCCCCAAAATTGCTGAATTTATCCCGAAAAATAAACTTTCAGGAGATTTCATTAAATGAACTCGAAAAAATCAGCACATTGAAAACGCCGCAGGAGGTAATTGGTTTGGTTAAGATACCAATATGGCCCGTATTAAATTATAACAGCCTGAAACAAAAGTTTTCACTGGTGCTCGACAGCATACAGGATCCGGGTAACGTGGGCACCATTATGCGTACGGCCGACTGGTTTGGCATTCATGATATTATTTGCTCGGAAGATACGGTTGACGTATATAATCCTAAAGTAGTGCAGGCCACTATGGGGTCACTGGCACGGGTAAATGTGCATTATGTTAATCTTGCTGAAGTTTTACCGCAAATTGAGCTGCCCGTATTTGGAGCGATGCTAAATGGCGAAAACGTATATAATGCTGATTTTGGAGACGAGGGACTGTTGGTAATGGGTAACGAAGGCAATGGGATTAGCCCCGGTATTGAACGGCTGATAAACACTGCCATAACCATTCCAAGAGCTGGAAATGCCGAGTCGTTGAACGTGGCTATAGCTACAGCCATACTGTGTTCTGAAATAAAAAGAAATTCTATGAAATAA
- a CDS encoding spore protein, producing MGVTRLKRKDRKNKTTSRLEVQFLKLATNLEYGSRSAESKHSQITKNNEALAKAIAAK from the coding sequence ATGGGCGTTACTCGTTTAAAAAGAAAAGATAGAAAAAACAAAACTACTTCACGTTTAGAAGTTCAGTTTTTGAAACTGGCTACTAACCTGGAGTACGGAAGCCGTTCTGCTGAGTCAAAACACAGCCAGATCACTAAAAACAACGAAGCATTAGCAAAAGCTATTGCTGCAAAATAA
- a CDS encoding quinone-dependent dihydroorotate dehydrogenase, giving the protein MYFLLKPILFQFDPEKVHYFVTRNLKRFNRLPGGAALSRTVWDVNNPRLEKEVFGLKFKNPVGLAAGFDKNAELMGEMANIGFGFVEIGTVTPLPQPGNPKPRMFRLPADGALINRMGFNNFGVDVAAERIATFRRNAKGTQKELIIGGNIGKNKVTPNEDAVNDYIKCFDRLFDVVDYFVVNVSSPNTPGLRALQEKEPLMHILNTLQQRNSKKGISRPILLKIAPDLTNSQLDDIVDIVQQTGIAGIIATNTTISRENLTTAENLKNETGGLSGKPLTKRSTEVISYLHKKSNGSFPIIGVGGIHSADDAMEKLEAGAALVQLYTGFIYEGPGLIGRINKKLLSA; this is encoded by the coding sequence ATGTATTTTTTATTAAAACCCATCCTGTTCCAGTTCGACCCTGAAAAAGTACATTATTTTGTGACCCGCAATTTAAAGCGCTTTAACCGCTTGCCGGGCGGTGCAGCTTTGAGCAGGACCGTATGGGATGTAAATAACCCGCGACTTGAAAAAGAAGTATTTGGCCTGAAGTTTAAAAACCCGGTAGGCCTTGCCGCAGGTTTTGATAAAAATGCCGAACTGATGGGCGAAATGGCAAACATAGGTTTTGGTTTTGTAGAGATAGGCACCGTTACCCCCTTGCCTCAACCCGGTAACCCCAAGCCGCGCATGTTTCGCCTGCCTGCAGATGGCGCGCTCATTAACCGTATGGGTTTTAATAATTTTGGCGTTGATGTGGCGGCAGAGCGCATAGCCACCTTCCGCAGAAATGCAAAGGGTACGCAAAAAGAGCTGATCATTGGTGGCAACATTGGTAAAAACAAGGTTACTCCCAATGAAGACGCGGTCAACGATTATATCAAATGCTTTGACCGCCTGTTTGATGTGGTTGATTATTTTGTGGTAAATGTGAGCTCGCCCAACACCCCTGGCTTACGCGCCTTGCAGGAGAAAGAGCCGCTTATGCACATATTGAACACCTTGCAGCAACGAAATTCAAAAAAAGGTATCAGCAGACCTATCCTGTTAAAAATTGCGCCCGACCTTACCAATTCACAACTTGACGACATTGTTGACATTGTGCAGCAAACCGGCATAGCAGGTATTATCGCCACCAATACCACCATTAGTCGTGAAAATTTAACTACTGCCGAAAATTTAAAAAACGAAACGGGCGGACTGAGCGGCAAGCCATTAACCAAACGTTCAACAGAAGTGATCAGCTATCTGCATAAAAAATCAAATGGCTCGTTCCCTATTATTGGCGTTGGCGGTATCCACTCTGCCGATGACGCGATGGAAAAACTGGAAGCCGGGGCGGCGCTGGTACAGCTATATACCGGTTTTATTTACGAAGGGCCGGGGTTGATCGGCAGGATTAATAAGAAGTTATTGTCTGCCTAA